From Streptomyces durmitorensis, a single genomic window includes:
- a CDS encoding uridine kinase family protein: MTAQPHSTPAPLARLARTLIRLPPSCGPVRLVAVDGHAGSGKSTFADRLAQALGGAPVLHLDDIASHDALFGWTERLRREVITPLSRGETARYETYDWHARRFGPEVRTLPPAPVVLVEGVGAGRRALRPFLARLLWMELPRDEAWGRGRHRDGTVQSDFWDGWEPAERRHFAEDPSRPFAQSLVRQWREGYEVLQGPNETAAASQIVTQGEGPEAVR; encoded by the coding sequence ATGACCGCACAGCCGCACTCCACGCCCGCTCCCCTCGCCCGCCTCGCCCGCACCCTGATCCGGCTGCCGCCCTCCTGCGGCCCCGTCCGCCTCGTGGCCGTCGACGGGCACGCGGGCTCCGGCAAGTCGACCTTCGCCGACCGCCTCGCGCAGGCCCTGGGCGGTGCGCCCGTCCTGCACCTCGACGACATCGCGAGCCATGACGCCCTCTTCGGCTGGACGGAGCGGCTGCGGCGGGAGGTCATCACACCGCTCTCGCGCGGCGAGACGGCGCGCTACGAGACGTACGACTGGCACGCGCGCCGCTTCGGCCCCGAGGTCCGCACCCTGCCGCCGGCGCCCGTGGTCCTCGTCGAGGGGGTCGGCGCGGGACGCCGTGCGCTGCGCCCGTTCCTGGCGCGGCTGCTGTGGATGGAGTTGCCCCGTGATGAGGCCTGGGGCCGGGGGCGCCACCGGGACGGAACGGTTCAGAGCGACTTCTGGGACGGGTGGGAGCCCGCGGAGCGCCGGCACTTCGCGGAAGACCCTTCGCGCCCCTTTGCTCAGTCTTTGGTGCGACAGTGGCGCGAGGGATATGAGGTGCTGCAGGGCCCGAATGAGACTGCTGCGGCGAGCCAAATCGTCACGCAGGGTGAGGGACCAGAGGCGGTGCGCTGA
- a CDS encoding AAA family ATPase, producing MDFDAVGSPAPADLAWLRGVDAYTMGAYPQAEEEFRAAVRMDPGMADGWLGLHALRIDTTTALLRMFQHRDRFGEQRTRHGRTLNSWYWLGWWVQPVLESTRDLLLAHASHWLDGRHVPELDRALAGLPPVDADPQVRFLHACRSYLVKDWEQLVRHTDSLIDDAMLGIEAGLFGGMARVRLEMFGHAEPLLSSALMRCRSEQPQRKELRYWLARAHEGTGRSAAALPLYRAVHRVDPSFMDTSARLAAISEGDGYDEVTDLAAIALTGFGQDAMDGPDGIDPLFGTEGRDLKVTEPDLPAGGGPAETDAVREKAVIPIQPGLPQLPPGPTDPALLEAALAELEGMVGLEPVKRQVKALSAQLNMARLRAAQGLPVQPPKRHFVFSGPSGTGKTTVARILGRAFYALGLLGGDHLVEAQRADLVGEYLGQTAVKANELIDSAIGGVLFVDEAYSLSNSGYGKGDAYGDEALQVLLKRAEDNRDHLVVILAGYPEGMDRLLAANPGLSSRFTTRVDFPSYRPLELTSIGEVLAAENGDVWDEEALDELRSISGHVVDQSWIDELGNGRFLRTLYEKSCAYRDLRLSGYPGEPSRDDLSTLRLPDLMQAYGEVLSGRGPQDPPRG from the coding sequence ATGGACTTCGACGCGGTGGGCTCACCCGCCCCGGCCGACCTCGCCTGGCTGAGGGGCGTCGACGCCTACACGATGGGCGCCTATCCGCAGGCGGAGGAGGAGTTCCGGGCGGCGGTGCGGATGGATCCCGGGATGGCCGACGGCTGGCTCGGCCTGCACGCGCTGCGCATCGACACGACGACGGCGCTCCTTCGGATGTTCCAGCACCGGGACAGGTTCGGGGAACAGCGCACACGGCACGGGCGCACGCTCAACTCCTGGTACTGGCTCGGCTGGTGGGTCCAGCCCGTCCTGGAGAGCACGCGCGACCTGCTGCTCGCGCACGCCTCGCACTGGCTCGACGGACGTCATGTCCCCGAGCTCGACCGGGCGTTGGCGGGCCTTCCGCCGGTCGACGCGGATCCGCAGGTGCGGTTTCTGCACGCCTGCCGGTCCTATCTGGTCAAGGACTGGGAGCAGTTGGTCCGGCACACGGACTCGCTGATCGACGACGCGATGCTGGGCATCGAGGCCGGTCTCTTCGGAGGCATGGCCCGCGTACGCCTGGAGATGTTCGGCCACGCCGAGCCGCTCCTGTCCTCCGCCCTGATGCGCTGCCGCAGCGAGCAGCCGCAGCGCAAGGAGCTGCGGTACTGGCTGGCCCGCGCGCACGAGGGCACGGGCCGCTCGGCGGCGGCCCTGCCGCTCTACCGGGCGGTGCACCGGGTGGATCCCTCCTTCATGGACACCTCGGCGCGGCTCGCGGCGATCTCGGAGGGAGACGGGTACGACGAGGTCACCGACCTGGCGGCCATCGCCCTGACCGGCTTCGGGCAGGACGCGATGGACGGCCCCGACGGAATCGACCCGCTCTTTGGCACCGAAGGCCGCGATCTGAAGGTCACCGAGCCCGATCTGCCCGCGGGCGGCGGTCCCGCGGAGACCGACGCGGTGCGCGAGAAGGCCGTGATCCCCATCCAGCCGGGGCTGCCGCAGCTGCCGCCCGGGCCCACCGACCCCGCGCTCCTGGAGGCCGCCCTCGCCGAGCTGGAGGGGATGGTCGGCCTCGAACCGGTGAAGCGGCAGGTCAAGGCGCTCTCTGCGCAGCTGAACATGGCCCGCCTGCGGGCCGCGCAGGGGCTGCCCGTGCAGCCGCCGAAACGACACTTCGTCTTCTCGGGCCCCTCGGGCACCGGCAAGACCACGGTGGCCCGCATTCTGGGCAGGGCGTTCTACGCACTCGGTCTGCTGGGCGGCGACCACCTGGTGGAGGCGCAGCGCGCGGACCTGGTCGGCGAGTATCTGGGCCAGACCGCGGTGAAGGCCAACGAACTGATCGACTCGGCGATCGGCGGCGTCCTCTTCGTGGACGAGGCCTATTCGCTCTCCAACTCGGGCTACGGCAAGGGCGACGCGTACGGCGACGAGGCCCTCCAGGTCCTCCTCAAGCGCGCCGAGGACAACCGCGACCACCTGGTCGTGATCCTCGCGGGCTACCCCGAGGGCATGGACCGCCTCCTGGCCGCCAACCCCGGGCTCTCCTCCCGCTTCACCACCCGCGTGGACTTCCCCTCGTACCGCCCCCTGGAACTCACCTCCATCGGCGAGGTGCTCGCCGCCGAGAACGGCGACGTGTGGGACGAGGAGGCCCTTGACGAGCTGCGCTCCATCAGCGGGCACGTCGTCGACCAGTCGTGGATCGACGAGCTGGGCAACGGCCGCTTCCTGCGCACGCTCTACGAGAAGAGCTGCGCCTATCGCGACCTGCGGCTCTCCGGCTATCCCGGCGAGCCAAGCCGCGACGACCTGTCGACCCTGCGCCTCCCCGACCTGATGCAGGCGTACGGCGAGGTGCTCTCGGGGCGGGGGCCGCAGGACCCGCCGAGGGGCTGA
- a CDS encoding hemolysin family protein, translating to MSMLQLLFALLLVLANGFFVGAEFALVSVRRSQIEPLGGKRARQVLYGLEHLPQMMAAAQFGITMCSLTLGAVAEPTVAHLLEPVFAAAHIPEGAIHPLGYAIALAVVVFLHLVVGEMVPKNLAMAAPERTALWFSPGLVAFARLCRPVTVALGACARLVLKLFGVEPKDEVEAVFTSEQLNRLVGDSGQAGLLEPEEQERLEDALELGSRQVTDVLLDRASLVTVGAGVTPAQVIELTGRTGYSRFPVCAENGAFMGYLHVKDVLDLTEGAGTDRAVPQQVWRPMTTLRAELPLDDALTVMRRAATHLAQVADASGRVLGLVALEDVLELLVGEVRDPAHRVSVPRKPQESRDGALV from the coding sequence ATGAGCATGCTCCAACTCCTGTTCGCCCTCCTCCTCGTCCTCGCCAACGGCTTCTTCGTGGGGGCCGAGTTCGCGCTCGTCTCCGTGCGCCGCAGCCAGATCGAGCCCCTTGGCGGCAAGCGGGCCCGCCAGGTCCTCTACGGCCTCGAACACCTGCCGCAGATGATGGCGGCCGCCCAGTTCGGCATCACCATGTGTTCGTTGACGCTCGGCGCGGTCGCCGAGCCCACCGTCGCGCACCTCCTGGAGCCCGTCTTCGCGGCGGCGCACATCCCCGAAGGGGCGATCCATCCGCTCGGGTACGCCATCGCGCTCGCCGTGGTCGTCTTCCTGCACCTCGTCGTCGGCGAGATGGTCCCGAAGAACCTCGCGATGGCCGCACCGGAGCGGACCGCGCTCTGGTTCAGCCCCGGCCTCGTCGCCTTCGCCCGCCTCTGCCGTCCGGTCACGGTGGCGCTCGGGGCGTGCGCCCGGCTCGTCCTGAAGCTCTTCGGGGTCGAGCCCAAGGACGAGGTCGAGGCCGTCTTCACCAGCGAGCAGCTCAACCGGCTCGTCGGCGACTCGGGCCAGGCGGGACTGCTCGAACCCGAGGAGCAGGAGCGCCTGGAGGACGCCCTGGAGCTCGGCTCGCGCCAGGTGACGGACGTCCTGCTCGACCGGGCCTCCCTGGTGACCGTGGGCGCCGGGGTCACCCCGGCCCAGGTCATCGAGCTCACCGGGCGCACCGGCTACTCCCGCTTCCCGGTCTGCGCGGAGAACGGCGCCTTCATGGGCTACCTCCACGTGAAGGACGTACTCGATCTCACCGAGGGGGCCGGCACGGACCGTGCGGTGCCGCAGCAGGTCTGGCGTCCGATGACGACGCTGCGCGCCGAACTCCCCCTGGACGACGCCCTGACGGTGATGCGCCGCGCCGCGACGCATCTGGCGCAGGTCGCCGACGCGTCGGGCAGGGTGCTCGGCCTGGTCGCCCTCGAGGACGTACTGGAGCTGCTCGTCGGCGAGGTCCGCGACCCGGCGCACCGGGTCTCCGTGCCGCGCAAGCCCCAGGAGTCCAGGGACGGCGCCCTGGTGTGA
- a CDS encoding PH domain-containing protein, which yields MSDQTDIPTLPVTFRPKRTRAVLITAGAAIFVVLTVVSLLIPTLSSGERLSFIFTGALLWGVLMLLSRPKVVADESGVTVVNIATSRHLAWAEIVQVNLRPGDPWVFLNLSDGTSLPAMGIQPGIAKQRAISDARALRALADARTPQG from the coding sequence ATGAGCGACCAGACCGACATCCCCACCCTGCCCGTCACCTTCCGGCCGAAGCGGACCCGAGCCGTCCTGATCACCGCGGGCGCCGCGATCTTCGTGGTCCTCACGGTGGTCTCCCTGCTCATCCCGACCCTCAGCTCGGGGGAGCGGCTCAGCTTCATCTTCACCGGCGCGCTGCTCTGGGGCGTGCTGATGCTCCTGAGCAGGCCCAAGGTCGTCGCCGACGAGTCCGGCGTGACCGTCGTCAACATCGCCACCAGCAGGCACCTGGCCTGGGCCGAGATCGTCCAGGTCAACCTGCGCCCCGGCGACCCCTGGGTGTTCCTCAACCTCAGTGACGGCACCAGCCTCCCGGCCATGGGCATCCAGCCGGGCATCGCCAAGCAGCGGGCCATCAGCGACGCCCGCGCCCTGCGCGCACTCGCCGACGCCCGCACCCCGCAGGGCTGA
- a CDS encoding nicotinamide mononucleotide transporter family protein gives MVGNTVGLIALALGWRRSIWTWPAQFLSGVILVGAYASAHLSGGVGKQLLVIGVALWGWRLWTNGKQQAQDGSIAVRFATWKERGVLLGGTAVGTLAVGALFSAVPDLSWNPWPDAYIFVGTLAAMVAQARGLVEFWFAWLLVDVVGVPLAFSSGLAFSGLVYVIYLALVLWGMRDWWLRSRTASSQPVMEGAPA, from the coding sequence ATGGTGGGCAACACCGTCGGCCTGATCGCCCTCGCGCTCGGCTGGCGGCGCTCCATATGGACCTGGCCCGCCCAGTTCCTCTCGGGCGTCATCCTCGTCGGCGCGTACGCCTCCGCCCACCTCTCCGGCGGTGTCGGCAAGCAGCTGCTCGTCATCGGCGTGGCCCTGTGGGGCTGGCGCCTGTGGACCAACGGCAAGCAGCAGGCGCAGGACGGCTCCATCGCCGTCCGGTTCGCCACCTGGAAGGAACGCGGGGTGCTGCTCGGCGGCACGGCCGTCGGCACCCTCGCGGTCGGCGCCCTGTTCTCCGCCGTGCCCGACCTGTCCTGGAACCCCTGGCCCGACGCCTACATCTTCGTCGGCACCCTCGCCGCGATGGTCGCCCAGGCCCGCGGTCTGGTCGAGTTCTGGTTCGCCTGGCTCCTCGTCGACGTGGTCGGGGTACCGCTCGCGTTCAGCAGTGGCCTGGCCTTCTCCGGCCTCGTGTACGTCATCTACCTCGCTCTTGTCCTGTGGGGCATGCGCGACTGGTGGCTGCGGTCGCGTACCGCGTCCTCGCAGCCCGTCATGGAAGGAGCCCCGGCATGA
- a CDS encoding phosphoribosyl-ATP diphosphatase: MSKKTFEELFTELQHKAANGDPATSRTAELVDKGVHAIGKKVVEEAAEVWMAAEHEGKEAAAEEISQLLYHVQVMMVARGISLDDVYAHL, translated from the coding sequence ATGTCCAAGAAGACTTTCGAGGAGCTCTTCACCGAGCTCCAGCACAAGGCCGCCAACGGCGACCCCGCCACGTCGCGCACCGCCGAGCTGGTCGACAAGGGCGTCCATGCCATCGGCAAGAAGGTCGTCGAGGAGGCCGCCGAAGTCTGGATGGCCGCCGAGCACGAGGGCAAGGAAGCCGCGGCCGAGGAGATCTCGCAGCTCCTCTACCACGTGCAGGTGATGATGGTCGCCCGCGGCATCTCCCTCGACGACGTGTACGCGCACCTCTGA
- the hisG gene encoding ATP phosphoribosyltransferase yields MLRIAVPNKGSLSGPASAMLHEAGYQQRKESKELVLVDPDNEVEFFYLRPKDIAIYVSAGKLDIGITGQDLLIDSGANAETILPLGFARSTFRFAAKPGTASTIADLAGKTVATSYEGIVAKHLADSGIDASVVHLDGAVETAIELGVAQVIADVVETGTSLRNAGLEVFGEPIMKSEAVVIRRTGAETDDPKVEQFLRRLQGVLVARAYVMMDYDCRAEHLEQAVALTPGLESPTISPLHNEGWVAVRSMVPAKEAQRIMDDLYAIGARAILTTAIHACRL; encoded by the coding sequence ATGCTGCGCATCGCCGTCCCCAACAAGGGTTCACTGTCCGGACCTGCGTCGGCGATGCTCCATGAGGCCGGATACCAGCAGCGCAAGGAGTCCAAGGAGCTCGTCCTCGTCGACCCCGACAACGAGGTGGAGTTCTTCTACCTGCGGCCCAAGGACATCGCGATCTATGTCTCGGCCGGCAAGCTCGACATCGGCATCACCGGTCAGGACCTCCTGATCGACTCCGGCGCGAACGCCGAGACGATCCTGCCGCTGGGCTTCGCACGCTCCACCTTCCGCTTCGCCGCGAAGCCGGGCACCGCGAGCACCATCGCGGACCTCGCGGGCAAGACCGTCGCGACCTCGTACGAGGGCATCGTCGCCAAGCACCTCGCCGACAGCGGCATCGACGCCTCCGTCGTCCACCTGGACGGCGCCGTCGAGACCGCCATCGAGCTGGGCGTCGCCCAGGTCATCGCGGACGTCGTGGAGACCGGCACCTCGCTGCGCAACGCGGGCCTCGAGGTGTTCGGCGAGCCGATCATGAAGTCCGAGGCGGTCGTCATCCGGCGCACCGGCGCCGAGACCGACGACCCCAAGGTCGAGCAGTTCCTGCGTCGCCTGCAGGGCGTCCTGGTCGCCCGCGCCTACGTGATGATGGACTACGACTGCCGGGCCGAGCACCTGGAGCAGGCCGTCGCCCTCACCCCGGGCCTCGAGTCGCCGACGATCTCGCCCCTGCACAACGAGGGCTGGGTCGCCGTCCGCTCCATGGTCCCGGCCAAGGAGGCCCAGCGGATCATGGACGACCTGTACGCCATCGGGGCGCGGGCCATCCTGACCACGGCCATTCACGCCTGCCGCCTCTGA
- a CDS encoding bifunctional 3,4-dihydroxy-2-butanone-4-phosphate synthase/GTP cyclohydrolase II: MTAAPVWYSTGHEEDASDLALDPVEAAIRDIAAGRPVVVVDDEDRENEGDLVIAAEKATPEIIAFMMSECRGLICAPMEGDELDRLQLPQMVENNTESMRTAFTVSVDASGAHGVTTGISAADRATTLQMLAAGTFEPADFVRPGHIFPLRAKSGGVLVRNGHTEAAVDLARLAGLRPAGAIVEIAGEDGTMLRLPELIPFARKHGLTIISIEDLIAYRSSSEPKVRREAEVRLPTAFGDFAAYGYRSTVDGVEHVALVHGEVGEGEDVLVRIHSECLTGDVFHSLRCDCGPQLEASMQRITDEGRGVVVYLRGHEGRGIGLLSKLRAYELQERGSDTLDANLELGLPADARDYGAGARILDDLGIRSVRLMTNNPDKTDAVIRHGLKVTGREPMAVQAGEHNLRYLRTKRDRMGHDLPWLDTPEVSACGNQ, from the coding sequence ATGACTGCGGCACCTGTTTGGTACAGCACGGGTCACGAAGAAGACGCGTCGGACCTCGCCCTCGACCCCGTAGAGGCGGCCATCCGCGACATCGCCGCCGGGCGGCCCGTCGTGGTCGTCGACGACGAGGACCGCGAGAACGAGGGCGACCTCGTCATCGCGGCCGAGAAGGCGACGCCCGAGATCATCGCCTTCATGATGAGCGAGTGCCGCGGCCTGATCTGCGCGCCCATGGAGGGCGACGAGCTGGACCGCCTCCAGCTCCCGCAGATGGTCGAGAACAACACCGAGTCGATGCGGACGGCCTTCACCGTCTCCGTCGACGCGAGCGGCGCGCACGGCGTCACCACCGGCATCTCGGCCGCCGACCGCGCCACCACGCTCCAGATGCTCGCCGCGGGCACCTTCGAGCCCGCCGACTTCGTGCGCCCCGGCCACATCTTCCCGCTGCGCGCCAAGTCCGGCGGCGTCCTGGTGCGCAACGGCCACACCGAGGCCGCCGTCGACCTGGCCCGGCTCGCGGGGCTGCGCCCGGCCGGCGCGATCGTCGAGATCGCGGGCGAGGACGGCACGATGCTCCGCCTGCCGGAGCTGATCCCGTTCGCCCGCAAGCACGGCCTGACGATCATCTCCATCGAGGACCTGATCGCCTACCGCAGCAGCTCCGAGCCGAAGGTCCGCCGCGAGGCCGAGGTCCGCCTGCCCACCGCCTTCGGCGACTTCGCGGCGTACGGCTACCGCTCCACCGTCGACGGCGTCGAGCACGTCGCCCTCGTCCACGGCGAGGTCGGCGAGGGCGAGGACGTCCTGGTCCGCATCCACTCCGAGTGCCTGACCGGCGACGTCTTCCACTCCCTTCGCTGCGACTGCGGCCCGCAGCTGGAGGCGTCCATGCAGCGGATCACGGACGAGGGACGCGGCGTCGTGGTCTACCTCCGCGGCCACGAGGGGCGCGGCATCGGCCTGCTCTCCAAGCTGCGCGCCTACGAGCTCCAGGAGCGCGGCAGCGACACCCTGGACGCCAACCTGGAGCTCGGCCTGCCCGCCGACGCCCGGGACTACGGAGCGGGCGCGCGGATCCTGGACGACCTCGGCATCCGCAGCGTGCGCCTCATGACGAACAACCCCGACAAGACCGACGCGGTGATCCGGCACGGCCTGAAGGTCACCGGACGCGAGCCCATGGCGGTCCAGGCGGGCGAGCACAACCTCCGGTACCTGCGCACCAAGCGGGACCGGATGGGGCACGACCTGCCCTGGCTCGACACCCCTGAGGTGTCCGCCTGCGGCAATCAATAA
- a CDS encoding riboflavin synthase, with product MFTGIVEELGEITAVENLDDASRFRVRGPVVTEGAKHGDSIAVNGVCLTVVEHEGDEFTADVMAETLNRSSLGALAAGSRVNLERPTAVGDRLGGHIVQGHVDGTGEIVERKPSENWEIVKVSLPADLSRYVVEKGSVTVDGVSLTVVDAGPDYFTISLIPTTLALTTLGIKQPGDPVNLEVDIIAKYVERMLGDRAHAGSAAAPAPAPAQEATK from the coding sequence GTGTTCACCGGAATCGTCGAAGAGCTGGGCGAGATCACCGCCGTCGAGAACCTGGACGACGCCTCGCGCTTCCGTGTCCGTGGCCCCGTCGTCACCGAGGGCGCGAAGCACGGCGACTCCATCGCGGTCAACGGCGTCTGTCTGACGGTCGTGGAGCACGAGGGCGACGAGTTCACCGCCGACGTGATGGCCGAGACCCTGAACCGCTCCAGCCTGGGCGCCCTCGCGGCCGGATCGCGCGTCAACCTGGAACGCCCCACCGCGGTCGGCGACCGCCTCGGCGGACACATCGTCCAGGGGCACGTCGACGGCACCGGTGAGATCGTCGAGCGCAAGCCCTCCGAGAACTGGGAGATCGTCAAGGTCTCGCTCCCCGCGGACCTCTCCCGCTACGTGGTGGAGAAGGGTTCCGTCACCGTCGACGGCGTCAGCCTCACGGTGGTCGACGCCGGGCCCGACTACTTCACCATCAGCCTCATCCCCACCACCCTCGCCCTGACCACGCTCGGCATCAAGCAGCCCGGCGACCCGGTCAACCTCGAGGTGGACATCATCGCGAAGTACGTCGAGCGGATGCTCGGCGACCGCGCCCACGCCGGATCCGCCGCCGCTCCCGCTCCCGCTCCCGCTCAGGAGGCCACGAAGTGA
- a CDS encoding hemolysin family protein: MTTSLLLLGAAFLLILANGFFVAAEFGLVTVERPDAEKAAAEGDRRARTVVDALKELSFQLSGTQLGITITSLVVGMLAEPALAHLLAGPFTATGLPEGAVPGASVVVGMLLASAVQMVIGELVPKNWAVSKPLQVARFVAGPQHVFSRLFRPVISLLNATANRLVRLFGVEPADELASARTPGELVSLARHSAQAGTLEQDTADLFVRTLSLGELTAQHVMTPRVKVSALQTSATAEDVVNLTRATGLSRFPVYRERIDEIVGMVHLKDALAVPAHERLRTPVSRIAQAPLLVPETLPVQQLLEQLRSEQPIAVVVDEYGGTAGVVTLEDIVEELVGEVRDEHDVHDLPELAVAPAEDGRPAWDADGSCRVDTLQRIGLDVPEGPYETVAGLVADLLGRIPAPGDRAELPGWRLAVRQVDHYRAERVRLVRAPEAKDAREAAEAPDAADATETMSVAEAAR; this comes from the coding sequence ATGACGACTTCCCTGCTGCTTCTCGGGGCGGCATTCCTGCTGATCCTGGCCAACGGCTTCTTCGTGGCCGCCGAGTTCGGACTCGTCACCGTCGAGCGCCCGGACGCCGAGAAGGCCGCCGCCGAAGGCGACCGACGGGCCCGTACGGTCGTCGACGCCCTCAAGGAGCTGTCCTTCCAGCTCTCCGGCACCCAGCTCGGCATCACCATCACCTCACTCGTGGTCGGCATGCTCGCCGAACCGGCCCTCGCGCATCTGCTCGCGGGCCCCTTCACGGCGACCGGCCTTCCGGAAGGCGCCGTACCGGGCGCCTCCGTGGTGGTGGGGATGCTGCTCGCGTCCGCCGTGCAGATGGTGATCGGCGAGCTGGTCCCGAAGAACTGGGCGGTGTCCAAGCCGCTCCAGGTCGCGCGGTTCGTCGCGGGCCCCCAGCACGTGTTCTCGCGCCTCTTCAGGCCCGTGATCTCCCTCCTGAACGCCACGGCCAACCGGCTCGTACGGCTGTTCGGCGTCGAGCCCGCCGACGAGCTGGCCTCGGCCCGCACCCCCGGCGAACTGGTCTCGCTCGCCCGGCACTCGGCGCAGGCAGGCACCCTCGAACAGGACACCGCGGACCTGTTCGTCCGCACCCTCTCCCTGGGTGAGCTGACCGCGCAGCACGTCATGACCCCGCGCGTGAAGGTCAGCGCGCTGCAGACGTCGGCGACCGCCGAGGACGTGGTGAACCTGACCCGTGCCACCGGGCTCTCGCGCTTTCCCGTGTACCGCGAGCGCATCGACGAGATCGTCGGCATGGTGCACCTCAAGGACGCCCTCGCGGTCCCGGCCCACGAGCGCCTGAGGACGCCCGTGAGCCGCATCGCGCAGGCGCCGCTCCTGGTCCCCGAGACGCTGCCCGTGCAGCAGCTCCTGGAGCAGCTGCGCAGCGAGCAGCCGATAGCCGTCGTCGTCGACGAGTACGGCGGCACGGCAGGCGTGGTCACCCTTGAGGACATCGTCGAGGAGCTCGTCGGCGAGGTCCGCGACGAGCACGACGTCCACGACCTGCCCGAACTCGCCGTGGCACCGGCCGAGGACGGCCGCCCCGCGTGGGACGCCGACGGCAGCTGCCGCGTCGACACGCTCCAGCGCATAGGGCTCGATGTCCCCGAAGGGCCGTACGAGACCGTGGCCGGACTCGTCGCCGATCTCCTTGGCCGTATCCCGGCCCCCGGTGACCGGGCCGAACTCCCGGGCTGGCGGCTCGCGGTGCGCCAGGTGGACCACTACCGCGCCGAGCGGGTACGGCTCGTACGGGCCCCGGAGGCGAAAGATGCCCGGGAAGCCGCAGAAGCCCCGGACGCCGCAGATGCCACAGAGACCATGAGCGTGGCGGAGGCCGCCCGATGA
- the ribH gene encoding 6,7-dimethyl-8-ribityllumazine synthase: MSGKGAPELSVKNCGDLRVAVIAAQWHEKVMDGLVDGALRALHELGIDEPTVLRVPGSFELPVVAKVLAGRGYDAIVALGVVIRGGTPHFEYVCQGVTLGLTQVTVDTGVPVGFGVLTCDTEEQALDRAGIEGSREDKGHEAVTAAVATATTLRTISEPWR; the protein is encoded by the coding sequence GTGAGCGGCAAGGGTGCACCCGAACTGAGCGTGAAGAACTGCGGAGACCTGCGGGTCGCGGTGATCGCCGCCCAGTGGCACGAGAAGGTCATGGACGGCCTCGTCGACGGCGCGCTGCGCGCCCTGCACGAGCTCGGCATCGACGAGCCGACCGTCCTGCGCGTGCCCGGCAGCTTCGAGCTGCCGGTCGTCGCCAAGGTCCTCGCGGGCCGCGGCTACGACGCGATCGTGGCGCTCGGCGTCGTCATCCGCGGCGGAACCCCGCACTTCGAGTACGTGTGCCAGGGCGTCACCCTGGGCCTGACCCAGGTCACGGTGGACACCGGGGTGCCCGTCGGCTTCGGCGTCCTCACCTGCGACACCGAGGAGCAGGCCCTGGACAGGGCGGGCATCGAGGGCTCCCGCGAGGACAAGGGGCACGAAGCGGTCACCGCCGCCGTGGCCACCGCGACCACGCTGCGTACGATCTCCGAACCCTGGCGGTGA